AGCAGCGTCAGCATGCCCAGGCCGATCATGTTCGCGGTCGTGTCATGACCCGCGACCAGCAGCAGCCATGCGGTGTTCAGCACGTCCCGCCGCTCGATCTGGCCCTCCCGGCTGGCGCGCACCAGGTCGCCCAATATGTCGTCGCCCGGATCGTCCAGCTTCTCCCGCTCGGCGATCAGCCGGTCGACATAGTCGTTGATGTTCGCATAGGCCTCCGTGGCGCGCTCTATGGCTTCCTCCGTCCCCAGGCTGGCGGCCAGCAGCGCCTCCGTCTCCCGGTTGAAGAAGGGATGGTCCGACGGCGGCACGCCCAGCAGCCAGGCGATCACCGTGGAGGGGACGGGCAGGGCGATCTCCTCCACGAAATCGAACGGCTCCGAACGATCGATGATATGGTCGATATGCTCGTCGACCAGCGCCTGGATGCGCGGCCGCATGACCTCCAGCTTCTTCACGATGAAATGCTTGGAGATGAGCCGCCGGAACAGCGTGTGGCGCGGCGCGTCCATGTTGAGGAAGGTGCTTTCCTCCTCGCTGGGGCGCGGCAACAGTTCGATCTGGGGGAAGCCGGGCAGATTCTGGTTCGAACTGACCCTGGGATCGGCCAGGATGCTCCGGACGTCGTTATAGCGGGTGACGAGCCAGGCCGGCGTGCCGTCGTGCAGGACGACGCGCCGGACCGGCTCGTGCTCGCGCAGCCAGGCATAGGCCGGCGGCGGATCATAAGTGCCGCGCTCCCAGGGGAAGGTGGTTTCGGGAACGGGCTTTTCCTGGATTTGGGTCTCTGTCGTCACTGGCTCGTGCCTTCTTCGTAGTGGGTGTCAGCGGTTCGTCGCGTCATCGGCCCGGCAGCAGGACCGGCTTGATGACCGAACCGGATGCAAGGTCGCGCTCGGCATCGTTGATCTTCTCCAGCGGATATCGGGCGATCAGCCGGTCGAAGGGAAAAAGCCCCTCCGACCAGAGTTCGATCAGTTGCGGGATCAGCAATTGGGGCACCGAATTGCCCTCGATGATGAAGGAAATTTGCTGCCCCTTCATCAGCGCCTCCTGCGGCAGGTCCAGCGGCGCGCCGCCGCCGCCCACCAGCCCCAGCTTCCCCCGCGCGCGCAGGGCCGCCAGGGCGCCGGCGATGACGGCGGGCGCGGCGGTCGTGTCCAGCGCATGGGTCGCGCCGCCCCCGGTGATGGACATGATCTGCTCGACCAGTTCGGGATCGCGGCCGGAGATGCGATGCGTCGCCCCCAGTTCCTGCGCGAGTTGCAGGCGGTTTTCGTGCAGGTCGACCGCGATCACCTTCCGCGCCCCGGCGATGCGCGCCGCCATGATCGCCGCCATGCCGACCGCGCCTGTCCCGAATATGACGACGCTGCTGTCGAAACGGACCTGCAGGGCGTTGAGGACAGCGCCCGCCCCGGTCTGGATGCCGCAGCCCAGCGGCCCCAGCAATTCTATGGGCAGGTCCGGCGACACCTTGACCGCATTGCGCTCGGTCGCCAGCGAATGGGTGGCGAAGGACGACTGGCCGAACCAGCGCGTCTGCAATTCGACCCCGTCCGAATCCCGGCCCGACCGATGCGATCCGGGCCGCAGCCCCAGTTCGTTCCGCTCGCTGAATTCGGAGCAGAAGGATGGCGTGCCGCCATGGCAATTGTCGCACCAGCCGCATGAATCATAGGTCAGGACCACATGGTCCCCGACGGCGAAGCGCGTGACGGAGGGGCCGACCGCCTCGACGATGCCGGATCCTTCATGGCCCAGCACGGCGGGCAGGGGCGCCCATTCGGCGGGGATATGCCTGACCACCAGGTCGGTGTGGCACATGCCGACACCGGCGACGCGGACGAGGATCTCGTTCCCGCCGGGTTCGGGCAGGTCCAATGGCTCGATGGCGAAAGGGGCTTGCGCATGGCGCAGGATCGCGGCGCTGGCGTGCATGTCTTCGACACTCCTCCTGGAAGCGGAAAGCGGACCTGGAGGTCAGGCCTTCGGGGTCGCCGAAAGTCGGATCGCCGCCGCCGGGCAGACATTGGCGGAGGATCGGACCGCGGCTACGCTGGCTTCGTCGCCATCGTCCACCGTGTCGCGCAGCAGGAGGACGACGCCATCATCGTCCTGATCGAAAACCCCGGGCGCCAGCATCACGCATTGGCCCGACGAAACGCACCTCTCCGGCAAGGTTTTTACTTGCATCATCCACGCCTTGTTTTTTGTTATTTATGGCCGAATAGAATCGACAATGAACAAGCTAAATCTTCAAATTTTAAAATAAAGAATAATAATTATCACCTATTGTCTCTTCAGTTCCGGAGGATTTGCAAAGTTGGCGCATATGCCCGGCGTGATACGCCCTGTCTTTGGTTATGACCTGTAACTTTCGCCATGGATGTTCGCTGGACGCCGAAGCCAATTTGCCGGTCGGCGCGCCGCGACATCGACAGGGCCATGGCGATCTGATATGCGGTTGAATCCACGCTTGGCCGATGGTCGGCAACAGATCGAACGCGCTTGGAGGACAGCAAACGCCCCAGCGCCGCCGAATGCCGGAACAGGGCCCAAGCGCCATAAGGCCGAGCGCCAAAAGAAAATGTCGGGAGAGGAGATGACCCAGATAAGAGCCTTCCCCATGAGCGAGTCCCCTGTCATCCCGTTGCGGGAGCGTCGCCGGCAGGAAACGATGAACGAGATTCTCGATCTGTCGATCGAGGTCATAAGGCAGCAAGGCGTCGCCGGACTGAATCTCACGACGGTGGCGCGGCTTCTGGGCGTGCAGCCGACCGCGCTGTACAAATATTTCCCGTCCTTGATGGCGGTCTATGACGCGCTCTACCGCCGCGCCGAAAACGATGTCCTGCATGAAGTCGAAAATGCCGTCGCGAGCGCCGAACCAGGCATGGCGGCGATAAGGGACGCGATGCTGGCCGTGGACCGATGGGCGACGGTGAACCCGGAAATGGCCCAGCTGCTCATCGGCCGGCCGATCCCCGGCTATATTCCCGCTCCCGACGCGCTGGACCCCAGCATCCGGATATTGGGCATTTTCCGCCAGTCGCTGGACCAGGCCGTGGCGCGGCGGCAACTGGACGCCGGCGCGGCCGGATCGCGGCATGTGCTGATGCTGGCCGCGCTGCTGACCGGGGCCTCCACCCTTCGGATGCTGCACGCCGAAGAACCGCCCTGCCAGGCGGATATG
The window above is part of the Sphingobium sp. MI1205 genome. Proteins encoded here:
- a CDS encoding cytochrome P450, giving the protein MTTETQIQEKPVPETTFPWERGTYDPPPAYAWLREHEPVRRVVLHDGTPAWLVTRYNDVRSILADPRVSSNQNLPGFPQIELLPRPSEEESTFLNMDAPRHTLFRRLISKHFIVKKLEVMRPRIQALVDEHIDHIIDRSEPFDFVEEIALPVPSTVIAWLLGVPPSDHPFFNRETEALLAASLGTEEAIERATEAYANINDYVDRLIAEREKLDDPGDDILGDLVRASREGQIERRDVLNTAWLLLVAGHDTTANMIGLGMLTLLEHPDQLAQLQAEPALIPDAIEELLRYLTVVHLIILRIATEDIEIGGVTIPAGEGIIPLNFAANRDDGHFPDAAKFDIRRRPRDHVAFGYGVHQCIGQALARIELQIVFETLLRRIPNVRLATDPADIQFKSHASINGIARLPVAL
- a CDS encoding NAD(P)-dependent alcohol dehydrogenase encodes the protein MHASAAILRHAQAPFAIEPLDLPEPGGNEILVRVAGVGMCHTDLVVRHIPAEWAPLPAVLGHEGSGIVEAVGPSVTRFAVGDHVVLTYDSCGWCDNCHGGTPSFCSEFSERNELGLRPGSHRSGRDSDGVELQTRWFGQSSFATHSLATERNAVKVSPDLPIELLGPLGCGIQTGAGAVLNALQVRFDSSVVIFGTGAVGMAAIMAARIAGARKVIAVDLHENRLQLAQELGATHRISGRDPELVEQIMSITGGGATHALDTTAAPAVIAGALAALRARGKLGLVGGGGAPLDLPQEALMKGQQISFIIEGNSVPQLLIPQLIELWSEGLFPFDRLIARYPLEKINDAERDLASGSVIKPVLLPGR
- a CDS encoding ferredoxin, which codes for MQVKTLPERCVSSGQCVMLAPGVFDQDDDGVVLLLRDTVDDGDEASVAAVRSSANVCPAAAIRLSATPKA
- a CDS encoding TetR/AcrR family transcriptional regulator — translated: MSESPVIPLRERRRQETMNEILDLSIEVIRQQGVAGLNLTTVARLLGVQPTALYKYFPSLMAVYDALYRRAENDVLHEVENAVASAEPGMAAIRDAMLAVDRWATVNPEMAQLLIGRPIPGYIPAPDALDPSIRILGIFRQSLDQAVARRQLDAGAAGSRHVLMLAALLTGASTLRMLHAEEPPCQADMEGLIPDLVSMFFRAFPPQDAPVPATDL